TCTATGTCAGGTGGAGTATATTGAACTGACGCATACTGTTTAACATAAATATCTAGCTTACCCCGTTGATATTCAATCTCGGGTTTGTTAACAATAACGTTCATTTCAGAAACGGCGGGTTGAAAGTTAATATCCGGTGGCCTTGTATCAACACGTGTGTCAACATTATCAAATGAAGCCGGAGTGCGCGTTTCAGGGAATGGCTGTGGTTTCCAGTCCATGCCCACTATATTGGCAATCGTATTACCTGACTTATGGATCGCTGCCAATTGATTCCCTTGTTGAACGCGTTCAGCCAT
This Paenibacillus xylanexedens DNA region includes the following protein-coding sequences:
- a CDS encoding DUF6470 family protein — protein: MKTLPVVQIRTTPSILNMDADPGQYSIRQPKAEVQLNTRPAKLTVESHPIILRVDQSKAFSAYNGGNMIDMNARIYSGIQQQFLQNMAERVQQGNQLAAIHKSGNTIANIVGMDWKPQPFPETRTPASFDNVDTRVDTRPPDINFQPAVSEMNVIVNKPEIEYQRGKLDIYVKQYASVQYTPPDIDIGL